A region of Streptomyces sp. NBC_00654 DNA encodes the following proteins:
- a CDS encoding class I adenylate-forming enzyme family protein → MGASRTFWELIERRAALTPDRPVLLQGDRELTFGELRERAERVAAGLYERGVRPGSVVAWQLPTRLETALLSFALTRLGAVQTPVIPFYRDREVGFALRESRAEFFAVPGLWRGFDHTAMAHRLAAELEHPPLVLDAYDSLPDGDPSLLPPPPAPCDGEAVRWIYWTSGTTSDPKGVLHTDRSLIAAGSCLAHALRLSPQDVGSMAFPFAHVAGPDYTVMLLLYGFPAVMFEQFALPDALAEYRRHGVTVAGGSTAFYSMFLAEQRKDPDRRLIPTLRLLAGGGAPKPPEIHHAVVREMGVQLTHGYGMTEVPMITMGAPDDTAENLALTEGRPPAGMEIRITDETGKPLPHGTEGEVRLRGEAVCRGYLNPDASAPAFDAEGFLITGDVGRLQESGHLTLTGRLKDIIIRKGENISAKEIEDLLHRHPGVADAAVIGLPDPERGERVCAVIEQPPGAAALTLAEIAGHLRTEGLSVHKLPEQLELVDALPRNETLHKVLKYRLRERYA, encoded by the coding sequence CTGGGCGCCTCCCGCACCTTCTGGGAGCTGATCGAACGCCGCGCCGCCCTGACCCCGGACCGCCCCGTGCTCCTCCAGGGCGACCGCGAACTGACCTTCGGCGAGCTGCGGGAGCGCGCCGAGCGGGTCGCCGCAGGGCTGTACGAGCGGGGCGTGCGCCCCGGCAGTGTGGTCGCCTGGCAGCTGCCGACCCGGCTGGAGACGGCCCTGCTGTCCTTCGCGCTGACCCGGCTCGGAGCGGTACAGACCCCGGTCATCCCGTTCTACCGGGACCGCGAGGTCGGGTTCGCGCTGCGCGAGTCACGGGCGGAGTTCTTCGCCGTACCGGGACTCTGGCGCGGCTTCGACCACACGGCGATGGCGCACCGGCTCGCGGCGGAACTGGAACACCCGCCGCTGGTCCTCGACGCGTACGACTCGCTCCCGGACGGCGATCCCTCGCTCCTGCCGCCCCCTCCCGCGCCCTGTGACGGGGAGGCGGTGCGCTGGATCTACTGGACCTCGGGCACCACGTCCGACCCGAAGGGCGTGCTGCACACCGACCGCAGCCTGATCGCGGCCGGATCCTGTCTGGCGCACGCGCTGCGGCTGTCGCCCCAGGACGTGGGCTCGATGGCGTTCCCGTTCGCCCATGTCGCCGGCCCGGACTACACCGTGATGCTGCTGCTGTACGGCTTCCCCGCGGTGATGTTCGAGCAGTTCGCGCTGCCGGACGCGCTGGCGGAGTACCGGCGCCACGGGGTGACCGTGGCGGGCGGTTCGACCGCGTTCTACTCGATGTTCCTGGCCGAACAGCGCAAGGACCCGGACCGGAGGCTGATCCCCACCCTGCGGCTGCTCGCGGGCGGCGGGGCACCGAAGCCGCCGGAGATCCACCACGCGGTCGTCCGCGAGATGGGCGTCCAGCTCACCCACGGCTACGGCATGACCGAGGTCCCGATGATCACCATGGGCGCCCCGGACGACACGGCGGAGAACCTCGCCCTGACGGAGGGCCGCCCGCCCGCCGGCATGGAGATCCGGATCACCGACGAGACCGGCAAGCCGCTCCCGCACGGCACGGAGGGCGAGGTACGGCTGCGCGGCGAGGCCGTGTGCCGGGGCTATCTGAACCCGGACGCGTCGGCCCCGGCGTTCGACGCCGAGGGCTTCCTGATCACCGGCGATGTCGGCCGGCTCCAGGAGAGCGGCCATCTCACCCTGACCGGCCGCCTCAAGGACATCATCATCCGCAAGGGCGAGAACATCTCCGCCAAGGAGATCGAGGACCTGCTCCACCGCCACCCCGGCGTGGCCGACGCGGCGGTGATAGGACTGCCGGACCCGGAACGCGGGGAACGGGTCTGCGCGGTGATCGAACAGCCCCCGGGGGCAGCAGCCCTGACACTGGCGGAGATCGCCGGACACCTGCGCACCGAGGGCCTGTCGGTGCACAAGCTGCCCGAACAGCTGGAACTGGTGGACGCGCTGCCGCGCAACGAGACGCTGCACAAGGTGCTCAAGTACAGACTGCGGGAGCGGTACGCCTGA
- a CDS encoding EF-hand domain-containing protein yields the protein MDSAEYERKIAHRFAAFDQDGNGYIDRADFNAAAARLLAEFGTTARCDKGQALYTGAEAFWQGMAGIADVDGDQRVTREEFVGGAVKRLRDNPERFAEIARPFLRAAIAVADRENDGAASVAAVERVLRVLGASEEIAGVAARSLDTDGDGRIAESDAVTAFAVYFTVIAPDA from the coding sequence ATGGACAGCGCAGAGTACGAGCGCAAGATCGCGCACCGGTTCGCCGCCTTCGACCAGGACGGCAACGGATACATCGATCGCGCCGATTTCAACGCAGCCGCGGCCCGTCTGCTCGCCGAGTTCGGTACGACGGCCCGCTGCGACAAGGGCCAGGCGCTCTACACCGGGGCCGAGGCGTTCTGGCAGGGCATGGCGGGGATCGCCGACGTGGACGGGGACCAGCGCGTCACCCGTGAGGAGTTCGTGGGCGGGGCCGTGAAACGGCTGCGCGACAACCCCGAGCGCTTCGCGGAGATCGCCCGCCCCTTCCTGCGCGCGGCCATCGCCGTCGCGGACCGCGAGAACGACGGGGCCGCCTCGGTGGCGGCCGTGGAGCGGGTGCTGCGGGTGCTCGGCGCCAGCGAGGAGATCGCGGGCGTCGCCGCCCGGAGCCTGGACACCGACGGGGACGGCCGGATCGCCGAGAGCGACGCGGTGACCGCGTTCGCCGTCTACTTCACGGTGATCGCCCCGGACGCGTAA
- a CDS encoding STAS domain-containing protein produces MTLKVDETEQGSWTVLEIRGELDLVSSPVVRQSVHEAVAEGRHDVVLDLSDVFFCDSSGVGVLIASRRLMKSCGGRLRLILPARGAEDGSHVNRVLAALGVRRLFSVYPDAASAVDEEAQPLSA; encoded by the coding sequence GTGACACTGAAGGTGGACGAGACCGAGCAGGGCTCATGGACCGTGCTGGAGATCCGGGGTGAACTCGACCTCGTGTCCTCACCCGTCGTGCGTCAGTCCGTCCACGAGGCGGTCGCCGAGGGCCGGCACGACGTGGTGCTCGATCTGTCGGACGTCTTCTTCTGCGACTCCAGCGGGGTCGGCGTGCTGATCGCCTCGCGCCGTCTGATGAAGTCCTGCGGCGGCCGTCTGCGGCTGATCCTCCCGGCCCGGGGCGCGGAGGACGGCTCCCACGTCAACCGGGTGCTCGCCGCCCTCGGGGTACGCCGCCTCTTCTCGGTCTACCCCGACGCGGCGTCGGCGGTGGACGAGGAAGCCCAGCCGCTGTCCGCCTGA
- a CDS encoding RNA polymerase sigma factor has translation MAKDTPPRWDRRMQQRLARGEAAALGELYDRFASLVHSQAHRMLDDEDAADLVTREVFGQVWENPEAYDPKLGSMRSWVTRLAHRQSVQRLRRTEASSYEEEHGHGAVPDPAELEQRVLRATAAARADYIVASMPAPLRAALELAYIQRRDYRQTAADLGVTEDEARRRLRLGLQLLSTANTRPLEGSSPPGYGRAL, from the coding sequence ATGGCGAAGGACACACCTCCCCGCTGGGACCGCAGGATGCAGCAACGGCTGGCCCGCGGCGAGGCGGCGGCACTCGGCGAGCTCTACGACCGGTTCGCCTCCCTGGTGCACAGCCAGGCCCACCGGATGCTCGACGACGAGGACGCCGCCGACCTGGTCACCCGCGAGGTCTTCGGCCAGGTCTGGGAGAACCCCGAGGCGTACGACCCGAAACTGGGTTCGATGCGGTCCTGGGTGACCCGGCTCGCCCACCGCCAGTCCGTGCAGCGGCTGCGCAGGACGGAGGCCTCCTCGTACGAGGAGGAGCACGGGCACGGCGCCGTCCCCGACCCGGCGGAGCTGGAACAGCGCGTGCTCAGGGCCACCGCGGCGGCCCGCGCCGACTACATCGTCGCCTCCATGCCGGCCCCGCTGCGGGCGGCACTGGAGCTGGCGTACATCCAGCGCCGGGACTACCGGCAGACCGCCGCCGACCTCGGGGTCACCGAGGACGAGGCCCGCCGGCGGCTCCGGCTGGGACTCCAGCTGCTGTCCACCGCGAACACCCGGCCCCTGGAGGGGTCCTCGCCGCCCGGGTACGGACGGGCCCTGTGA
- a CDS encoding zf-HC2 domain-containing protein — translation MTADGNGRERRGRDDGVQGAPRIPGPRGAADDLALGSVPRPAPPPLRDEPPARVPAPSTEPETPMAAATPVLSHQVLKALLGAWALSACSPEETTAVEDHLTECAACADEALRLRDAVGLLHTDRSLDLDPALRSRVIDGCLGRRPAGIPVPDWVAPYDAETARLDALLRDIGDAEWHAPVRLRWFEDERAVHRRTTVAGVIGHLTTVDGLVSAALGLGDPLGPGVVPLPPTERTEAYWSAARLPPTRAVREPWRDQSHELIRTASFAGRDIAELSVPYGDFALPLQDSLLDRAFECWVHGGDIADAVDYPYGDPSAAHLHRMIDLAARLLPATLAERRRAGLAGPARDLVAAGAPGRSLHLEVEGHGGGNWYIALDSPAAFGSPDHSVAQVALDGVELCRLVAGHISPEDAAAGQEGDREAINDVLFAAASLSRL, via the coding sequence GTGACGGCCGACGGCAACGGCCGCGAACGCCGCGGGCGCGACGACGGGGTCCAGGGCGCACCGCGCATACCGGGACCCCGTGGCGCCGCGGACGACCTCGCCCTCGGCTCCGTACCGCGCCCCGCTCCCCCGCCCCTACGGGACGAGCCCCCGGCCCGGGTACCCGCCCCCTCGACGGAACCGGAGACTCCGATGGCGGCGGCCACGCCGGTCCTCTCCCACCAGGTCCTCAAGGCCCTCCTCGGCGCCTGGGCCCTCTCGGCCTGCTCGCCCGAGGAGACGACGGCCGTCGAGGATCACCTCACCGAGTGCGCCGCCTGCGCGGACGAGGCCCTGCGGCTGCGCGACGCGGTGGGCCTGCTGCACACCGACCGCTCCCTGGACCTCGACCCGGCGCTGCGGTCCCGGGTGATCGACGGCTGCCTGGGGCGCCGTCCCGCCGGAATCCCGGTGCCGGACTGGGTCGCTCCGTACGACGCCGAGACCGCGCGGCTCGATGCCCTGCTCCGGGACATCGGCGACGCGGAATGGCACGCCCCGGTGCGGCTGAGGTGGTTCGAGGACGAGCGGGCGGTCCACCGCAGGACGACGGTCGCCGGGGTGATCGGCCATCTGACGACCGTGGACGGGCTGGTGTCCGCAGCCCTCGGGCTGGGCGACCCGCTCGGCCCCGGCGTGGTGCCGCTCCCGCCCACCGAGCGCACCGAGGCGTACTGGTCGGCCGCGCGCCTGCCACCGACCCGGGCCGTCCGCGAACCCTGGCGCGACCAGAGCCACGAGCTGATCCGTACGGCGTCCTTCGCGGGCCGCGACATCGCGGAGCTCTCCGTCCCGTACGGGGACTTCGCCCTTCCGCTCCAGGATTCGCTGCTGGACCGGGCCTTCGAGTGCTGGGTGCACGGCGGGGACATCGCCGACGCGGTCGACTACCCGTACGGGGATCCCTCCGCCGCCCATCTCCACCGGATGATCGACCTGGCGGCACGGCTGCTCCCGGCCACCCTCGCCGAGCGCCGTCGTGCCGGTCTCGCCGGACCGGCCAGGGATCTGGTCGCCGCCGGAGCACCGGGCCGCTCGCTCCATCTGGAGGTCGAGGGACACGGCGGCGGCAACTGGTACATCGCGCTGGACTCCCCGGCCGCCTTCGGCTCGCCCGACCACTCGGTGGCGCAGGTCGCGCTCGACGGGGTGGAGCTCTGCCGGCTCGTCGCGGGCCATATCTCGCCGGAGGACGCGGCGGCGGGCCAGGAGGGCGACCGCGAGGCGATCAACGACGTGCTGTTCGCGGCGGCCTCGCTCAGCCGCCTGTGA
- a CDS encoding TrmO family methyltransferase: MALDINPIGEVVAGRTEVADDYWGGVESVIQLDKTDFPIDSVQGLEEFSHLVVVWHFDQASPDDVEYHARSPRGNAQWPATGTFAHRNHRRPNQLAQSFPRLLEVDGLRLRVTDLDAVVGTKIYDVSPFFTMMGPRGAVREPAWPTEMLVDYWAERS, translated from the coding sequence ATGGCCTTGGACATCAATCCGATCGGGGAAGTCGTCGCCGGCCGAACCGAGGTGGCCGATGACTACTGGGGTGGCGTCGAGTCCGTGATCCAGCTCGACAAGACAGATTTCCCCATCGACTCCGTGCAGGGCCTGGAGGAGTTCTCCCACCTGGTGGTGGTGTGGCACTTCGACCAGGCATCACCTGACGATGTCGAGTACCACGCACGGAGCCCGCGGGGGAACGCGCAGTGGCCGGCCACGGGGACGTTCGCGCACCGCAACCACCGGCGCCCCAACCAGCTGGCTCAGAGCTTCCCTCGTCTGCTGGAAGTTGATGGCCTTCGGCTCCGGGTGACCGATCTGGACGCGGTGGTCGGCACAAAGATCTACGACGTGTCACCGTTCTTCACCATGATGGGGCCGCGCGGCGCGGTTCGTGAGCCCGCCTGGCCGACCGAGATGCTGGTGGACTACTGGGCGGAACGGAGCTGA
- a CDS encoding Tat pathway signal protein → MARERNERLASLLLEACWSRAQATAAYNRVAVETLNGEVLENSKIGRSHVSMWVGGVQPSGIAPAILCQALSRRLKRKITPQEVGFAAATSPAQEALDWRVDPLIALSDLGSGVDTDRRRLLAGGVYSSAALILPDATWWAAMVEPPAEETAARKRVGHGDVETVRELTLAFSRMDQRRGGGHGRRAVDEYLKHEAHSFLRGRFTDDETRRAMFSASAELAYVAGWMAFDNSEHAVALQRFNIAVKLAARSGDAPLSGHIMRAMAHQALDMGFRREALQLAQASVHGERYAAATPRERALLGVVHARALAANRHNDQAAKALLRAEDDLSNAHDGIKEPDRTFFFGEASLAHETACTLRDLGDRQQAVKEFRRSVRTRGAEFRRTHAVTLGYLGATQIAHGGVEEACATWTSVLDAMEDGIYSGRARQGVVEMRHLLSPYRKRGIPTVGVLDARAASYLAQVD, encoded by the coding sequence ATGGCGCGCGAGAGAAATGAGCGACTGGCCTCGCTCCTCTTGGAAGCTTGCTGGTCACGGGCTCAGGCCACCGCTGCGTACAACCGCGTCGCCGTCGAGACACTGAACGGCGAAGTACTGGAGAACTCCAAGATCGGACGCTCCCACGTGAGCATGTGGGTCGGAGGCGTCCAGCCTTCAGGGATCGCTCCGGCTATCTTGTGCCAGGCGCTGTCCCGTCGCTTGAAGCGTAAGATCACGCCACAAGAAGTCGGATTCGCAGCCGCCACCTCGCCGGCGCAGGAAGCGCTGGACTGGCGCGTCGATCCTCTGATCGCGCTGAGCGACTTGGGGAGTGGCGTGGACACGGACCGGCGTCGACTGCTGGCAGGTGGCGTGTATTCGTCGGCGGCGCTGATCTTGCCGGACGCTACATGGTGGGCAGCCATGGTGGAGCCCCCGGCGGAGGAGACCGCGGCTCGGAAGCGGGTCGGCCATGGGGATGTCGAGACCGTGCGGGAGCTGACCCTGGCATTCTCGCGCATGGACCAACGACGCGGAGGCGGACATGGTCGGCGTGCCGTCGACGAATACCTGAAGCACGAAGCTCACAGCTTTCTCCGGGGGCGCTTCACTGACGACGAGACCCGTCGCGCCATGTTCTCGGCCTCAGCCGAACTCGCCTATGTCGCGGGCTGGATGGCCTTCGACAACAGCGAGCACGCAGTTGCGCTCCAGCGATTCAATATCGCGGTGAAACTGGCAGCCCGGTCCGGGGACGCGCCCCTGAGCGGGCACATCATGAGGGCCATGGCCCACCAAGCGCTCGACATGGGCTTTCGCCGCGAAGCTCTCCAACTCGCGCAGGCGTCGGTTCACGGGGAACGGTACGCAGCCGCCACCCCTCGGGAGCGAGCCCTCCTGGGCGTCGTGCACGCGCGGGCCCTCGCAGCGAACCGACACAACGACCAAGCCGCTAAAGCCTTGTTGCGAGCCGAGGATGATCTATCCAACGCCCATGACGGGATCAAGGAGCCCGATCGGACCTTCTTCTTCGGAGAAGCGTCTCTCGCTCATGAAACAGCCTGCACATTGCGGGACTTGGGTGACCGCCAGCAAGCCGTGAAAGAGTTTCGCCGTTCAGTGCGCACGCGCGGTGCTGAATTCAGGCGCACGCACGCGGTCACCCTCGGATATCTGGGCGCGACGCAGATCGCCCACGGTGGTGTGGAAGAAGCGTGCGCGACGTGGACCAGCGTCCTGGACGCTATGGAGGACGGAATCTACTCGGGCCGCGCCCGGCAGGGGGTCGTCGAGATGCGACACCTACTGTCGCCCTACCGCAAGCGCGGCATCCCTACGGTAGGAGTCCTCGATGCCCGCGCCGCCTCGTATCTCGCCCAAGTAGATTGA
- a CDS encoding ATP-binding protein has protein sequence MMSTATSAVVVTACEVRHGIGPGFAVAFAPDERRVAHMRKITEAHLRLWRVPEPTAENVILAVSELVTNGIQHGHCAMRLNALCRDGVLRFEVTDGNPSPAQLSQADDDDLSGRGLFAVAALARDWGVSDDGYTTWCDFRLSSGRP, from the coding sequence ATGATGAGCACTGCAACGTCCGCCGTCGTCGTGACCGCGTGCGAAGTACGGCATGGAATTGGTCCCGGTTTCGCGGTCGCTTTCGCCCCTGACGAGCGGCGAGTGGCGCACATGCGCAAGATCACCGAGGCTCATCTGCGGTTGTGGCGGGTGCCGGAGCCGACTGCCGAGAACGTGATTCTCGCGGTGTCGGAGCTCGTGACCAACGGCATCCAACATGGGCACTGCGCTATGAGGCTGAACGCCCTCTGCCGGGACGGCGTACTGCGATTCGAGGTTACGGACGGCAACCCGAGTCCCGCTCAACTCTCCCAGGCGGACGATGACGACCTTTCCGGCCGCGGGCTCTTCGCCGTCGCTGCGCTCGCCCGCGACTGGGGGGTCAGCGACGACGGCTACACCACCTGGTGCGACTTTCGCCTCTCCTCAGGGAGGCCCTGA
- a CDS encoding TauD/TfdA family dioxygenase, which translates to MFIDFPSELEAALIDSSLPPWQLDGSFLAQSTMEEYRTALTAIPRFEETAAALRHALTGKGGGYAVLRLGNLVKVLGSGVRLRRLATGFAAEVAIPFSPFPRWPLWKDIGVKVKKDPGKSSGIGYNAFHMDLVNARLPPDYTTLLCIRSDPLGGGPSILSDAHAAVARLSENSRTLLAESAYHYGTFFDLFGVGEEYKPFPILDSSELDEGFIRFTAKMLSRSDLGQAHADAAKELAVELVRGQVSFALQPGDFLIVNQRRFLHGREALHDGQETVPVADRRLLLQLFLRARADDGPPRSRPKAHR; encoded by the coding sequence GTGTTCATCGACTTCCCGAGCGAACTCGAAGCCGCTCTGATCGACTCTTCGCTTCCGCCATGGCAACTGGACGGGTCGTTCCTGGCGCAGTCCACCATGGAGGAATACCGGACCGCGCTGACGGCCATCCCGCGATTCGAGGAGACCGCCGCGGCCCTGCGCCACGCGTTGACCGGGAAGGGCGGCGGGTACGCCGTACTGCGCCTGGGGAACCTCGTCAAGGTGCTGGGGTCCGGCGTCCGGTTACGGCGGCTGGCGACCGGATTCGCGGCCGAGGTAGCAATCCCCTTCTCACCCTTCCCGCGGTGGCCCCTGTGGAAAGACATCGGCGTCAAGGTCAAAAAGGACCCCGGCAAGTCCAGCGGCATCGGGTACAACGCGTTTCATATGGACCTGGTGAACGCGCGCCTGCCCCCGGATTACACCACGCTCCTGTGCATCCGCTCCGATCCTCTCGGCGGTGGCCCCAGCATTCTCTCGGACGCCCACGCTGCGGTGGCGCGGCTGTCGGAGAACAGCCGCACTCTGCTGGCCGAGTCGGCCTACCACTACGGGACCTTCTTCGACCTGTTCGGCGTGGGCGAGGAATACAAACCGTTCCCGATCCTGGACAGCTCGGAGCTGGACGAAGGGTTCATCCGGTTCACCGCCAAGATGCTGTCGAGGTCGGATCTCGGCCAGGCGCACGCCGACGCGGCCAAGGAACTTGCCGTGGAACTCGTCCGGGGGCAGGTCTCCTTCGCGCTCCAGCCCGGGGACTTCCTCATCGTGAACCAGCGCCGGTTCCTGCACGGCCGGGAAGCGCTCCACGACGGTCAGGAGACCGTGCCGGTCGCCGATCGGCGGCTGCTCCTCCAACTCTTCCTGCGCGCGAGGGCCGACGACGGCCCGCCGCGTAGCCGGCCCAAGGCACACCGGTGA
- a CDS encoding glycosyltransferase family 2 protein — MPLVSVVMPVYNSAATLGAAVRSVLTQTHSDVELLVTDDQSSDSSMDLLREFAAQDKRVLPQSAPERGGAGRARNLAIERARGDYVAFLDSDDMWLPEKTEKQLAFAAEGDAPLTFTSYFKMDADYDGESTDWVPNGRVIQAREHVDYHAMLRRDYIGALTAMYDRNVLGTRLMPEMRKRQDYALWLSIMRDGADARGLAEPLAVYRAGQAGSLSSNKMSLVKYNWTLYRQHEDLSVPRATRALAGAVWQSLRNSRI; from the coding sequence GTGCCTCTGGTGTCTGTCGTGATGCCCGTCTACAACTCGGCGGCCACCCTCGGCGCGGCCGTCCGATCGGTGCTCACACAGACGCACAGCGACGTGGAGCTGCTGGTCACCGATGATCAGTCCTCCGACAGCTCGATGGATCTGCTGCGCGAGTTCGCCGCCCAGGACAAGCGCGTGCTGCCGCAGTCGGCACCCGAGCGGGGTGGCGCGGGCCGGGCTCGCAATCTCGCGATCGAGCGAGCCCGTGGGGACTACGTGGCGTTCCTCGACTCCGATGACATGTGGCTGCCGGAGAAGACCGAAAAGCAGCTCGCCTTCGCTGCCGAGGGCGATGCGCCGCTGACGTTCACCAGCTACTTCAAGATGGACGCCGACTACGACGGCGAGAGCACCGATTGGGTGCCTAACGGGCGGGTGATCCAAGCGCGAGAGCATGTGGACTACCACGCGATGCTGCGCCGGGACTACATCGGCGCCCTCACCGCCATGTACGACCGTAACGTCCTGGGCACCAGGCTCATGCCAGAGATGCGCAAGCGCCAGGACTACGCGCTGTGGCTGTCGATTATGCGGGACGGCGCTGATGCCCGCGGCTTGGCTGAGCCGCTTGCGGTGTACCGGGCTGGTCAGGCGGGATCGCTGTCTTCCAACAAGATGTCTTTGGTCAAATACAACTGGACCCTCTACCGCCAGCACGAGGACCTGTCGGTCCCGCGAGCGACGCGGGCACTGGCCGGCGCCGTGTGGCAGTCGTTGCGCAACTCGCGCATCTAG